Part of the Nothobranchius furzeri strain GRZ-AD chromosome 2, NfurGRZ-RIMD1, whole genome shotgun sequence genome, aaaaggcttctgtcctgtgtggacactcatgtgtctgtttaaatgcgtcttttggctaaatctttttccacagtgctcacaggtaaagggtttctgtcctgtgtggactattttgtgtctgtttaaatgtgtcttatggctaaatcttttttcacataactcacaagcaaaaggcttctgtccagtgtggactctcatgtgtctgtttaaaagggtcttttggctaaatctttttccacagagctcacaagcaaaaggcttctgtcctgtgtggactctcaggtGAATGTTAAAACTTGATATTTTTCTAAACATctttccacagtcatcacaactaaatgatgtACGCTCTTTATAGACTTCCCTACACAAGTCTACATGCTTCTTCATTCTAACACACTTCTTACTAACCAAACATTCTGAAGACCTTATTTCTGAATGACTCACTCTCACATGcctctggagagaccacttgtggacaAATTGTTTACCACACTCAGGGCAACTAAACAATTGGTTGACAGTCTTGACATCTGACTCAGAACAACTGTTTGGAATCCAGTTATTGCCTCCGTCTCCAGTTTCATGtctagagtctgacagctcagagtctagagtcacatcatcatcatcatcatctccactaacttcagtttctgaagaatcagatgtctgtTCAAGAGGGTTCAGATCAgggttcctgctagtttctgctccCCCGTCAGTCTCTGCGTCCACCTGGTCGGctgtgctgctggttggaacatctctgtcttctatttgctgttgatgaagctgtgagaccagaggtttctcttcatcatcctcactctttatagaaacagcagtaacaggaaacccgacagcttcagtctcctccttcaaacagagatgctctccctccagacgggtccagagctcctcctgttcctcctttatttggaggtgttctgggtcctgcaggtccacaccagcactctgttcttcaggagcttcttctttaacttgCACCCCCTGTTGAACATCTGTAGAAAACACATTAAATGTATTACAGATTGATGTAACTTAATATTTACACATACAATTTAACAGTTGTATTATTTTACATCACGTCTCCCTTTAGGGAAAATAATTTTTTTGTACTCACCTCCCTACTCTGTGTTAGTTACATGCGCAtgaatgctctctctctctcacacacacacacacacacacacacacacacacacacacacacacacacacacacacacacacacacacacacacacacacatcaagtaatgtttctatggttacattgagatttcttagtaaatattctatttggggaGAGATAAagtttattgtatttatcttagtgaatctataattaaacgggtaaactagtagtagcacattcaatgtcaaagaacgtTCATGTTATTAtctggagagggagaatgattaaatggttagcaacagtgttcaagacgatggccccctccatgagggcaccacagctcagcagaacatcattgtagcttcttctggggagaaaaacacttagagaataaataaagttaacagctgaaatagcaggaaataatacagttaaagagcagattgtagaagaaagtagtcgagtgtgaaaagtggtcagtgtgtcctccagcagtctaagcctatagcagcataactacagagataactatggataacctagccttttagatggaggcatgttggaggcagggcaggggagagccatctttacagaCTGTTCACTCCACCTCCGTCTACTCCCCCacctgtccagatctaggctaacattagattttaataggccccatcaaataaaaatgttttaagcattTTCTTAAAAGTAgataaggtgtctgcctcatggactaaagctgggatttggttccacaagagaggagcctgataactaaaagatctgcctcccatcctatttttagatattctgggaaccaccagtaaacctacagtttgagagtgaagtgctcggttaggaacgtatggaacaatcagatcactgatgtatgatggagcttgattattaagagctttatatgcgagaagaaggatcttaaaatcttttctgaatttaacagacagctaatgtagggaagctaagacaggagagatatgatctctcattTTAATTCTCTTCCGAACTCTAGCtgaagcattttggacaagctgaatacttttaactacattctgtggacttcctgagagtaatgaattacagtaatccagtcttgatgtaataaatgcatgaactagtttttcagaatcactcctggaaaggatgcatctaatcttagcaatattccgaaggtggaaaaaggaaatcctacaaacctgtttaacctgggatttgaattacatgtcctggtcaaagataacaccaaggttccttactttgttctcagagattaatgtaatgccattcaggtcagacgattggctaagcaatttccttttctggatttctggtccaaagatgagaacttcagtcttgtcttgatttaaaagcaaaaagtttagagtcatccatttttttatgtcctcaagacaagcctgtaatctaactaacagattaggttcatcagggttaatggatagatataactgagtatagtcagcataacagtggaagtttatcccatgctatctaatgattttaccaattgggagcatatatatatagtaaaaagaattgttccaagcactgaaccctgtggtactccacaagttaccctggagtatgaagaagatttctcatgtacatttacaaaacaatatctatcagacaggtaggatttaaaccagcctagtgctgttcctttgatccctacaacatgttcaagtctttctaaaagaacattgtgatcaactgtgtcaaaggcagcactgagatctaacaagactagaacagacacaagattcttatctgaggccatgagaatatcatttgtaactctcactaatgcagtttcagtgctgtgatactctctaaaaccagactgaaattcctcaaataaatcattagtgtttaaatgctcacatacttggatggccactattttctccaggactttggataaaaatggaaggttagatattggtctataattcattgggtcatctggatccagagaaggcgtcttaagtaaaggtttgattacagcaaccttaaaatcctgtggtacatatccatttactaaggatagattgattagatctagaatgggggcagtaacgaaAGGAATgcatctttaaagggactttacggagttttgaatttttatgctcgcgattgccccctcaggccaaaagcgtaacggcagcttcaatagtaggctcgtgcacgaggcatgcatgctgtacgtgcacaccccttaacgaaaataacagctgagacagtcagctccgtgtgtgtgtgtgtgtggcccggaggacagaggacagtagaacgcgcagctaattaattaaataatttggttctgtacatttatcttcagcacagccaacaaaggtttaagatgggtcagtccgtcagcttcacattgcgtcccttcccttgcttgaaaaattgttccaaaatgaaagttgaacccacatcttttttatctgtgaattcaatgccgttcggcgagtctcaaataaaaatttggacatcttactgtaaaaaatataccattaatgcaaAAAATAAGCACTAAATAAATTTTGTTCACATCAAGATTCGAATCCAGATCTCCCGCATGGAAGTCCATCGTCTCActaagtgagctaaagcaccCATAACGTCTTTCGTATCTGTAGCTttcatatccttgatgacagctgaaacaacgttcaaagaacggttcagagtgaaaatggctattttgttgctaatttgcaggaaatatctagaagaaagtagctaagggtcctcagaaatgcatctaggttcatcactagtcgctgagttggcactacctcactctctgctgctaaagctactgatagcaaatgctacgggtagggctgggcgatatggacgaaaacgtatatctcgatatctttttgctgaattccgatatacgatatatatcgatatttttcctcctgtaaaatatttacaagttaactcacttcaagctgtcttgagaaattacatACATGAATCAGTAgataaaatgcataaaaatgtattgactcttgtcaaactttaaccttagtgcctattctctaccagtttgagctttagaaacactggtacagctgtctgttaacacatACACAGTTgggagctagaggtgtatcaaatgtcccataggcactttttatttatatatttataattaatgtacaattatttaaatttcatctagaggtggcccatatcgTATATTTATTGTCCAGAGAAATAAAatatatcatgttaagctaaatttatgatgatgtaattgcatctacgatCACGTGGGTCATGCACAGTGGAGTTAATAGTAATCAGGGCAAACCTGGCTGGAATCTAACCGTACTGATttatatcagcgattatactgtaatgactcagagtctctggttgctcttttatggggATTATTTTTGGGCTTCTGTCGCCGTAACCcatgccttacaaactcttaactttttcaacagaatcgctcgtaatggagtatttactagcatagctaaccagagcggaaaaaacggaaccggaataacatttctcacccgttgagctcgccttcaaaataaaacgttaaccctcTAGTTTACTATTAAACTGTTACAAtacgtttgaggtaatttggccactctgactatccgtagatgtttcccgattacacaggggagggaggggtttggttcGTCTCCGCACGAGCAGAATggataaacagaactccgttggtgttgaacgtccccaaataattaaaaaccaggacgctaaatgcaaagtttagagcagcacattcacccagaggctctcagatagagaaaacttgtgagaatacacgtaataaccgcttagagacggagcaacatgtcgctagcattgcGGCTAatagctagcatagcagtttgaccagttatatcgatataaagatataaagtcatcttatatcttgtttaaaaattataccgatattttaaaaatatcgatatatcgcccagccctagctacgggcaatgcctgagcgtgaatgtgcatgaagcagcctgctcgacccgagcagctcagctcaactctctttttctgtgattttacagaaaaaccgaGATAAACAGGCAattacagtaaaaatgccagggctcactctacaggaccagggcattgcaggagaatgtatgaagaagaaatgtattatttctatacatgttttggctgtcaaacttccatattgcccctttaaataatttggttgggattggatctaagttgaaggtttagaagaagctaatatttttgataactcttaaAGCTCAACTAGttcaaaatggttcaaacacagatgaggttctacagttacctcaaatgctgcctcacttactgaggaagaagaaatcacattagggaggatgctaatgattttgtttctaatagaattgattttactcgtgaaaaatcccataaagtcgttgctgctgagggctaagggaatatatggttcagagctatgattctgtgtaagtttggcaacagtactgaaaagaaattttggattattcttattctccttaataagcgatgaaaaataagcagttctagcttgtcgaagcttatttttataaagaacacgactatttttccaggataagcaggactcctcatggtgcgtagagcgccatgttctccaattttctagagttttgttttaaagtttgtaaatgagaattaaaccagggagccgccTTCCTGtctctaattaccttctttttttaaaggggcaacatcatctaatgccacacgtaaagaggaagtaacatgatgaactaatgcatcaatttgtgaggggctagaaatgaaaatattgccctctgccctcagaggacagtaaagatggaacagttgatttaaaagatgcaacagcgttgtcagatagagaccgactatagtgaaatttactttcatgtctcgagaactcagttataaaacaaCTCAATGGTTATCAAGGTCTGATCAATCAGGAAACCTGtgggtcaatgttctgccctGAACTTTGCATGTGGCTCCTGGTTTTGTTATTAGGAAGTTCGTGTTTCAGCGAGCCTTTTCACTGTGGCTGCCATTGAGTTCTGCTTATCCTGCTTGTGTGGAGAGACGGGCCAAACCCTTCCCCCATGTAATCAGGAAAATGCTATAGAGAGCCTCAAACATATTGTAACATATTTGAATAGTTAACgttagtgttttattttgaaagtgagtTTGGCGGGCGGGTTAGGTTGTTCTGGTTCCAGTTTTCGCTGCTTTGTTATTCTAGGAAATGCTCCGATGAGAACAATTGTGTTGAAAAAGTTACGTTAAaacccaaaaaaaacaaaaacaaagttaagTTTCTAGAAACTCTTTCAATCGCAGTTCAACAACCCAATATTAAAAGTATTATTTTGCAGCCTAAATGTGATTTCTCTCAtcttaggggctcgacacacgggaggcgacaaacgaccgcgatcagcgaaattcgtcgctgtcgcttttattacctgacacatgggaggcgacccgCA contains:
- the LOC107374615 gene encoding oocyte zinc finger protein XlCOF6-like — translated: MDTDVQQGVQVKEEAPEEQSAGVDLQDPEHLQIKEEQEELWTRLEGEHLCLKEETEAVGFPVTAVSIKSEDDEEKPLVSQLHQQQIEDRDVPTSSTADQVDAETDGGAETSRNPDLNPLEQTSDSSETEVSGDDDDDDVTLDSELSDSRHETGDGGNNWIPNSCSESDVKTVNQLFSCPECGKQFVHKWSLQRHVRVSHSEIRSSECLVSKKCVRMKKHVDLCREVYKERTSFSCDDCGKMFRKISSFNIHLRVHTGQKPFACELCGKRFSQKTLLNRHMRVHTGQKPFACELCEKRFSHKTHLNRHKIVHTGQKPFTCEHCGKRFSQKTHLNRHMSVHTGQKPFACELCGKKFSQKTNLNSHMSVHTGQKPFACELCGQRFSLKSTLNSHMSVHTGQKPFACELCGKRFSQKTLLNRHMRVHTEQKPFACELCGQRFSYKATLNSHMRVHTGQKPFACELCGQRFSLKSTLNSHMRVHTGQKPFACELCGKKFSQKTNLNSHMSVHTGQKPFSCELCGKKFSHKTNLNSHMSVHTGQKPFTCELCGHRFSLKSTLNSHMRVHTGQKPFACELCGQRFSYKATLNSHMRVHTGQKPFACELCGKRFSRQKTLNNHLSIH